In Crassostrea angulata isolate pt1a10 chromosome 6, ASM2561291v2, whole genome shotgun sequence, a genomic segment contains:
- the LOC128189578 gene encoding uncharacterized protein LOC128189578: MENFNMISRLVCLHFVVLVSLDNALAITCTERLEVLEGIVGGLIKGMGARGADINVNFGKKEDTSINTLLRKEIRDLKKKLTSLEESLTHSNLRTKELVERVSDLESSLKSNSKNKTVRCKCSKKNSKISSIANDVLKQVTYNMDKKNLVSTFNVKSHAPPFRLSKKLSETKTQPIRASRGQESSYSAQNQTEGVNALSGNMTSVHLTQDVVAFSAYVSAHETELSKGYTIHFDTIITNIGSHYNKYSGVFTAPQHGIYVFAWTLYCHAEGYIFSELVVNSNVVGAMVSDGELQGASNIRTATGIVVVAISQGDAVYVRTHPTKDHRHNLYSDPAWRSSFNGWRV; encoded by the exons ATGGAgaattttaacatgatttcCCGTCTAGTGTGCTTACATTTTGTGGTATTGGTTAGTCTTGACAATGCTCTCGCTATCACATGCACAGAGAGGCTTGAAGTACTCGAAGGTATTGTAGGAGGCCTCATAAAGGGAATGGGGGCCAGAGGTGCGGACATTAATGTTAACTTTGGAAAGAAGGAAGATACCTCCATTAACACTTTACTTCGGAAAGAGATTCGAGATCTAAAGAAGAAGCTAACATCCCTGGAAGAATCACTGACTCACTCCAACCTCCGAACCAAAGAGCTGGTAGAAAGGGTCTCAGATCTTGAATCTTCTCTAAAATCCAACAGCAAAAATAAGACTGTCCGTTGCAAGTGTTCGAAAAAGAATTCGAAAATTAGTTCCATTGCAAACGACGTTTTGAAGCAGGTGACATATAACATGGATAAAAAGAACTTGGTATCTACGTTCAATGTTAAATCACACGCGCCTCCCTTtagattatcaaaaaaattgtcAGAGACCAAAACACAACCAATCAGAGCTTCTCGCGGACAAGAATCCTCGTACAGCGCGCAAAACCAAACAGAAGGGGTCAATGCTCTTTCAG GAAACATGACGTCAGTACATTTAACCCAAGATGTCGTTGCGTTTTCTGCGTACGTATCTGCACATGAAACAGAACTGTCTAAGGGATACACCATACACTTTGACACAATTATAACAAACATCGGCAGCCATTACAACAAGTACTCTGGAGTCTTCACCGCACCACAACACGGTATATACGTGTTCGCGTGGACTCTCTATTGTCACGCGGAAGGATACATTTTCTCAGAGCTTGTTGTGAATTCCAATGTCGTTGGGGCCATGGTTTCGGACGGAGAGCTTCAGGGCGCCTCAAATATACGGACAGCCACGGGGATCGTGGTGGTGGCGATCAGTCAGGGGGACGCCGTGTATGTACGTACTCACCCC